A portion of the Cryptomeria japonica chromosome 5, Sugi_1.0, whole genome shotgun sequence genome contains these proteins:
- the LOC131032755 gene encoding uncharacterized protein LOC131032755, which produces MQTIISPWSWCKYKHLSHSHNNLVDSGIFFVSSDLYTAHGKCRVSCNNMQKKAIRHGNYFLSKHLLENKKISVQCSLGSAQNKLSTLQQAFKEEEKKEWEESQEPLSALNFSIEEVDAILGKAFGWVHSPYWGEEKRKTLPKKILVSASLSYLRNLGLSDDDLHKLLKKFPEVLGCSLEDDLKNNIAILERDWGIKGNTLRNLLLRNPKVLGYNVDCKGDCMAQCTRCWVRF; this is translated from the exons ATGCAAACAATCATATCACCTTGGTCCTGGTGCAAATACAAGCATTTATCGCATTCTCACAATAATTTG GTAGATTCGGGAATTTTTTTCGTATCATCAGATTTGTACACAGCTCATGGAAAATGCAGGGTATCTTGTAACAATATGCAGAAAAAAGCAATAAGGCATGGCaattattttttgtcaaaacatttattagaaaataagaaaatatcaGTCCAATGCAGTCTTGGCAGTGCACAAAATAAGTTGAGTACACTTCAGCAAGCTtttaaagaagaggagaagaaggaatGGGAGGAATCCCAAGAACCATTATCAGCTCTGAATTTTAGCATTGAAGAAGTGGATGCAATTCTAGGGAAGGCTTTTGGTTGGGTACATTCTCCTTACTGGGGGGAAGAGAAAAGAAAAACTCTGCCTAAAAAAATTCTAGTATCAGCATCCTTGAGCTATTTAAGAAACCTAGGCCTCTCGGATGATGATCTCCACAAACTGTTAAAAAAATTCCCAGAAGTACTTGGATGCAGTCTTGAGGATGACCTAAAGAATAATATTGCTATTCTAGAGAGGGATTGGGGCATTAAAGGAAACACACTTCGGAACCTTCTCCTTCGCAATCCTAAGGTGTTAGGTTACAATGTTGACTGTAAAGGGGACTGTATGGCTCAGTGTACACGCTGCTGGGTTAGATTCTAG